TCCTGAGAAAGTGCTTACTAATCAGGATCTAGAACAAATGGTAGATACAAACGACGAATGGATTGTCACCCGAACCGGAATGAGAGAACGGCATATAGCTTCGGAACATGAGGCTACTTCAGATCTGGCTTACGAAGCTGCTAAAATTGCTTTGGATCGGGCCGGCATTACAGCCGACCAACTTGACCTGATCCTTGTAGCTACAGTAACACCTGACATGTCGTTCCCTTCAACCTCCTGCCTGCTGCAGGACCGTCTGGGAGCCCGCAAAGCGGCTGCCTTTGATCTTTCCGCCGCTTGTGCCGGTTTTTTATACGGACTGGCTACGGCCTCCAACTTTATTGCAAACGGAATGTATCGTTATGCACTCGTGATCGGGGCGGAGACATTATCTAAAATTACCGATTACACAGACAGGAATACCTGCATCCTTTTTGGGGATGGAGCCGGAGCCGTTGTACTCGGGTCTGTCGAAGAAGGCCGCGGGTTTAAATCATTCGAGCTTGGAGCTGACGGGTCAGGAGCCGAACTGCTGCATTTGAGAGGGGGAGGCTCGCGTTATCCGTCCTCTCCGGCAACTCTGGAGCAGAAAATGCATTATATCTACATGGCAGGCAGTGAAGTCTTCAAGTTTGCTGTCCGTATTATGGGGAATGCAGCCGAAGAGGCTCTGCGTAAAGCGGGAATGACCAAAGAGCAGGTTGGTCTGCTTGTGCCTCATCAGGCCAATGTACGAATTATTCAATCCGCTCTTAACCGTTTGAATCTGACGGAAGATAAATGTATGATCAATTTGGATAAGTACGGCAATATGTCTGCCGCCTCTATCCCTGTCGCCTTGGCGGAAGCCGACGAACAGGGACGTTTGAAGCAAGGGGATACGGTCCTGCTTGTCGGCTTTGGGGGCGGCCTTACCTGGGGCGCTTCGGTGCTTGTTTGGTAATTGCAGTTTGGAAAAAGGAGTTTAAGTGAACATGGGAAAAATAGCGTTTATCTTTCCGGGCCAGGGTGCTCAATCCGTAGGTATGGCGAGGGATATATATGACCATCACGCGGGTGCCAAAGCTCTGCTGGATCAGGCGGACGAAGCTTTAGGTTATTCCCTTACTGATATCATGTTTAACGGACCGGAAGAGAAACTCAAGCTTACTATTCATACGCAGCCTGCCCTGCTCGCTGCTAGTATCGCCTGCCTGGAAGCCTTCCGCGAAAAAGGCATCAAGCCTGACTTTGTTGCCGGGCACAGCCTTGGTGAATACAGTGCCCTCGTCGCAGCAGGCGTGCTGCCGTTCGAGGATGCCGTACGCACTGTCCGTGCGCGCGGCGAGTTCATGGACCAGGCGGTGCCTGCCGGTCTGGGAGCCATGGCAGCGGTGCTGGGTGCTGAGCGTCAATCACTCAGCGAGCTATGCGCCACCATCAGCCGGGACGTTAGCCCGGTGGAACTGGCTAACGTCAATTGTCCCGGACAGATTGTCGTGTCCGGGGGCAAAGAAGGCGTTCAGGCCATAGCTGAACGCGCCAAGGCGGAAGCCGGCGCCAAGCGGGTTATTCCGCTGGAAGTAAGTGGCCCGTTTCATTCTTCACTGATGCAGCCGGCTTCTGAGAAGCTTGAGGGAGTCCTCTCGTCCGTCAAGATGCAGGAGGCTGCTATTCAGGTCATTGCCAATGTCCACGCGGAACCTGTCCGCAATCCGGATGAAATACGCAAGCTGCTTGTGAAGCAAGTTTATTCTGCAGTTCTATGGGAGGATTCCGTCCGTTATCTGATCGGACAAGGGGTCGATACCTTTATTGAGCTGGGGGCTGGCAGCGTGCTTTCCGGACTTGTGAAGAAGACGGACCGCACGGTAAAAACAATATCGCTCAACAACTTGGAAGCGATCCAAACCTTTGGACAAGAAACTTGATTTAGCGTATGCTTTTAATGTATTTTGCTTAGTGTAAAAATTTAAGCACATGCTTTCGAAGTATTTTTGCTATCGCAAAAATTGGAGGAGGGACCTTTCATGCTAACTGGAAAAGTAGCACTTGTAACCGGCGCTTCGCGGGGAATCGGGCGGGCAATCGCCCTTTGCCTTGCCGAAGCCGGCGCGGATGTAGCCGTCAATTATGCGGGCAATGAACAGGCTGCCGCAGAAGTAGTGCAGCAGATTGAAGCTATGGGCCGCAAGGCTGCCATGATGCGCGCAGATGTAAGTAAGGCCCAAGAAGCCGATCAGCTTGTCAAGGATACACTTGAGCAATTAGGAAAATTGGATATTCTTGTGAATAACGCCGGCATTACTAGAGATAATCTAATAATGAGAATGAAGGAAGAAGAATTTGATACCGTTATTGCGACGAATCTCAAAGGGGTATTTAACTGTGTCAAAGCAGCAACCCGCCCCATGATGAAGCAACGTTCCGGCCGGATTATCAATATTTCTTCGGTAGTAGGTGTACTGGGTAATCCTGGACAAGCCAATTACGTAGCGGCAAAAGCCGGTGTAATCGGACTGACAAAAGCAGCGGCCAGAGAACTGGCATCCCGTGGCATCACTGTCAATGCGGTAGCACCCGGATTTATTGAAACCGATATGACGGACCAACTGCCGGAAGACGTGAAGGCTAAAATGCTGGAGGATATTCCGCTTGCCAAGCTGGGTCAGCCGGAAGACGTGGCTAAAACTGTATTATTCCTTGCTTCTGCGGATTCTTCTTACATGACAGGACAAACCCTTCATGTTGACGGAGGCATGTACATGTAAAGCAGGTCCGGGATAACGAAAGACGAATCCGAAAAATCTGGAATCTATAACCTGCTATTTCTCCGGTATAGCATTTTGGATTTAATTTTCGTATAATACCAAGGAGGAGGTGAACCGGATGTCCGACGTATTAGATCGAGTAAAGCGTATCATCATCGAACGTCTTCAGGTTGAAGAATCTGAAGTCACCCCCGAAGCGTCTTTCAAAGACGACTTAGGAGCTGATTCTTTGGATGTAGTAGAATTAGTGATGGAACTGGAAGATGAGTTTGATCTGGAAATTTCCGACGAAGATGCTGAGAAGATTACTACTGTGGGAGAAGTATTAGATTACATAAAATCTCATACGTAAAATCCAGTGGGTCCCATTCTCAAGACGGGACTCCTCATCATTTTCAGTTTGACTAAAACACCGATACAGACAGATGGGGTGGTGTTCATATGAAAAGAGTAGTCGTAACAGGCCTTGGAGTTATCAGCTCCCTGGGACAAAACGCAAATACCTTCTGGGAAAATATTCTCGCCGGCAAATCGGGGGTTAGCCCTGTCGATAATTTCGATGTTAGTGCTTATCCGACGAGGATTGCCGCCTCTGTGAGAGACTTTAGTCCCGAAGATTATATGGATAAAAAAGAAAGCCGCAGGATGGACCGCTTCGTACAGTTTGCCGTTGCCGCTTCCAAACTTGCACTGGAGGATGCCAAGCTAAACATTGCTACAGACACCGATCCTGAACGCGTAGGCGTATATATCGGGTCCGGTATCGGCGGACTTGCTACCTGGGAAGAACAGCACCGTGTCCTTCTTGAGAAAGGGCCAAAACGGGTCAGCCCGTTTTTCATTCCGATGATGATCGTAAACATGGCTTCAGGCCAAGTATCGATGATGACCGGAGCGAAGGGGCCAAACAGTACTTCCGTAACGGCTTGTGCGACCGGAACCCATTCAATCGGGGATTCCTTCAGACTGATTCAATCCGGGGATGCAGATGTCATGATTTGTGGCGGAGCTGAAGCAACTATTACTCCGATCGGTTTGGCCGGTTTCTGTTCCATGAAGGCAATGTCCACACGGAATGAGGAGCCGCAAAAGGCAAGCCGTCCATTTGACCAGGACCGTGACGGATTTATTATGGGGGAAGGTGCCGGTATTCTGGTACTCGAATCGCTGGAACACGCGCAAAAACGCGGAGCTACTATTTACGGTGAGGTAATCGGTTACGGATTGAGCGGTGACGCACATCACATCACCGAGCCGGATCCAGACGGAGCTGCACGTTGCATGAAAATGGCTGTGCGCAGTGCCGGTATTGGGTTTGAAGAAGTGGATTATATCAACGCACATGGAACTTCTACACCGGTTGGTGATGTTTCCGAAACTACGGCCATCAAAAAAACGTTTGGCGATCATGCGTACAAACTGGCTGTAAGCTCCACAAAATCCATGACAGGGCATTTGCTTGGTGCGGCCGGTGGGGTTGAAGCGGTTATTTGTGCCCTGACACTCCGTGATGGAATTATAGCGCCGACTATTAACTTGGATAATCAGGATCCTGACTGCGATCTTGATTATGTGCCTAACGAAGCCCGCAAAGCAGACGTGAAGGTAGCAATGTCCAACTCCTTCGGATTTGGTGGTCCTAATGCGACGATCGTTTTGAAAAAGTATCAAGAGTAATTTGACTAAAATACAGCATGCTGCATCAGTTCATGTTTCCCTTCAGGGTAACCGAAAAGCTGCAGCATGCTCGGTACTTTTTGCAAACCAGCTTACATTTGCTTAAGGTCTTATATTTCAACGAGAAACGGAAGCCAAACAGTATGAGGTATCCCGTTTCTTCTTGGGGTGGTGAACAGATGAACGGGGATTTGAAAGAGCTGCAGGCCCGCATCGGGATAACATTTAATAATGTGGACCTTTTAAGACAGGCATTTACACATTCATCCTATGTCAATGAGCACCGGATTACGAATCATAAGGACAATGAACGGCTCGAATTTTTGGGTGACGCCGTACTTGAACTCATGGTGTCTGAGCATCTGTATTTTACATACCCGCGCCGGGCGGAAGGGGAATTAACGAAACTAAGGGCCTCCATTGTCTGCGAGCCTTCACTTGTTAATTTTGCGGAACGCCTTAATTTTGGTTCCTATGTGCTTCTTGGAAAAGGGGAGGAAATGACAGGAGGCCGGACAAGGCCTGCTCTCCTGGCGGATTTATTTGAATCTTTCATCGGAGCCCTCTACCTGGACCAAGGACTGGAACCGGTCCGGGACTTTTTAATCAAGCATGTGTTCCCCCATATTTCTAATGAGGGCAAGCTTCTGGTAGTGGATTATAAAACACAGCTGCAGGAATACGTCCAGCATCACAATCTGGGTACACTGGAATACCGGATTGTCGAGGAGCGGGGCCCTGCCCATGAAAGGGAATTTGTAGCTGAGGTTCAGATGGACGGGAAGATTCTTGGAAAAGGTGTCGGCCGATCCAAAAAAGAGGCCGAGCAGCAGGCCGCTTCCAAAGCATCTGTTAAATTGAATGTGACCATACAACGGTAAAGACAGCAAAAATCCAGACTCAGTCTAACGTAAGGAGCAGCCTCGTGCTGCTCCTTTCTTCGAAAATGAAAACTTTTACGGATACGCGAAACGGCATCAACCGGAAAGAGGGAGGAAGCCGTTTCTGCAGGAGAACAGGTTATGGTACAATAGCTTTGAGGTGAGACCATGTTTTTGAAACGGATTGAATTATCCGGCTTTAAATCATTTGCGGATAAGACGGAGCTGGAATTTGTGCAAGGTATTACTGCGGTTGTCGGCCCGAACGGGAGCGGCAAAAGCAACATCTCCGATGGAATCCGTTGGGTTCTTGGAGAAACCAGTGCTAAATCCCTGCGCGGAGGCAAAATGGAAGATGTCATTTTTGCCGGAAGTGATGCCCGTAAAGCGGTGAACTACGGGGAAGTATCACTGACACTGGACAACACCTCTCAGTCTCTGCCCCTGGATTTTAACGAGGTAACGGTAACCCGCCGTGTGCACCGCAGCGGAGACAGCGAATATTTTATCAACCGGCAGTCTTGCAGATTGAAAGACATTACGGAATTGTTTATGGATACTGGTATCGGAAAAGAAGCTTACTCCATTATTGGACAAGGCCGGATTGAAGAAATTCTCAGTACGAAATCTGAAGAGAGAAGAGGCATTTTTGAGGAAGCTTCCGGTATCGTAAAATATAAATCGAGAAAAAAAGAATCGGAAAAAAAACTGGAGGATACCGAGCAAAATCTGCTGCGTATTCACGATCTGGTTGTAGAGCTCGAAGATCAGGTAGGACCTTTAAAAGAGCAGGCAGAAAAGGCCCAGCAATACAAAGCTTTAAAAGAAGAACTGAAACATAATGAAATTGCCATGTATGTGAATCAGATCGAACAGGTACACAATTCTTGGAATGACGCAAACGAACGGCTCAATAAACTGAAAGAAGAACAAAATGAACTTGCGGAATTTGTGAATCGGCATGATGCCCATCTGGTGCAGCACCGCAATGAAACAAAACGCCTGGAAGAAGATCTGGAGCAGCTTCAACAAACTCTGCTTCAGGTGAGTGAGGAAGTGGAAAAATGCGAAGGACAGGGTGAGGTGCTGAAGGAGCGCAAGCGGAATTTCGTTACAAACCAGCAGCAGTTAACCCAGTCTGTCGAATACCAGGAAAAAAGACTCCAGGAAAAACAGGATGAGATTGCCGTTCACAAACAAAAGGCGGTCCAGATCAGCGCGCAGCTTTTTGAATTTCAGGCCAGGCTGGATGAGGAAGAACGCAGATTGCAAGGTGTTACCGGAGGGCTTAATTCTTCAGTTGAAGAACAGCTTAAATCTGAACTTCTGGATAAGCTGAATGAGATGGCCCAAACCCGTAACGAAATCCGCTATGCAGAACAGCAGCTTGGAGGTTTATCAAAGCGGGTCGAGAGACTGGATGAAGAACGCCGGAAATGGGGTTCACAGAAAGAAGCGGTTATCCGTCGGCAGCAAGATCTGAATGCGAAATTGGAGCAGGCAGTTAAAGAAGTGGAAGCATCCCGCAATGAATACGTGAATGTTGCGCATCAATTGAAAGAAAAACAACAGTTGTACCAAGACACCCAAGGTACCGTGCGTAAATGGGAACAGAAGCTGGATGCTCTTACTTCCCGGCGGGATACGCTTAAAGAGATGCAAAATGATTTTGAAGGCTTTATGTATGGGGTAAAGGAAGTGCTGAAAGCCAGACAATCCGAATCGCTCAAAGGAATCAGAGGAGCAGTAGCGGAACTTGTCAAAGTGCCAGAGGATATGGAAGTGGCAATCGAAACGGCACTAGGAGGTGCGCTGCAGTATGTCGTTGTCGAAACGGAAGCATACGGACGACAGGCGATCGCTTATCTCAAAAAGCGCCAGCTTGGACGGGCCACATTTCTTCCTATAGATGTCATCCGCGGGCGTTTTATTGGCGAACAGGAACGAAGATCGATTGAAGTGACAGCAGGCTTTGTAGGTATCGGAGTGGATCTGGTTGATTTTGATGATGAATACCGGCAGGTTTTTTCAAGTCTGCTCGGGAATGTTATTATTGCCGAGTCGCTTGAAGATGCCAATCGTATTGCGGCAAGAGCCCAGTACAGATACAGGGTCGTTACCCTCGACGGGGATGTGGTAAATCCGGGTGGTTCCATGACAGGAGGCAGCCAGCAGCAGAAGAAAACGAATTTGCTGAGCAGGCAGCGCCATATGGAGGAACTGGAAAACGAAATCCGTACTTACCGGGACAGGCTGGGACAGCTAAAGCATAAAGCAATAGAACTTCATAACCGCATGCAGCAAGATAACGAGAAACTGGAAAAACTGCGTGAGAAAAGTGAGCAGAAACGCATTGAAGAGCAGCAGATAAGAGCCGAACTCGCTCCCTTGGAAGCTGAGATGAGGCGGGTTGATGATCAGCTTAAGTTGGATGTACAGGACCGGGAATCGGTAGACACGGAAAAACACCAATGGGAAACAAGTATTAAAGCAGG
This Paenibacillus larvae subsp. larvae DNA region includes the following protein-coding sequences:
- the acpP gene encoding acyl carrier protein; this translates as MSDVLDRVKRIIIERLQVEESEVTPEASFKDDLGADSLDVVELVMELEDEFDLEISDEDAEKITTVGEVLDYIKSHT
- the fabF gene encoding beta-ketoacyl-ACP synthase II, with product MKRVVVTGLGVISSLGQNANTFWENILAGKSGVSPVDNFDVSAYPTRIAASVRDFSPEDYMDKKESRRMDRFVQFAVAASKLALEDAKLNIATDTDPERVGVYIGSGIGGLATWEEQHRVLLEKGPKRVSPFFIPMMIVNMASGQVSMMTGAKGPNSTSVTACATGTHSIGDSFRLIQSGDADVMICGGAEATITPIGLAGFCSMKAMSTRNEEPQKASRPFDQDRDGFIMGEGAGILVLESLEHAQKRGATIYGEVIGYGLSGDAHHITEPDPDGAARCMKMAVRSAGIGFEEVDYINAHGTSTPVGDVSETTAIKKTFGDHAYKLAVSSTKSMTGHLLGAAGGVEAVICALTLRDGIIAPTINLDNQDPDCDLDYVPNEARKADVKVAMSNSFGFGGPNATIVLKKYQE
- the rnc gene encoding ribonuclease III, with the protein product MNGDLKELQARIGITFNNVDLLRQAFTHSSYVNEHRITNHKDNERLEFLGDAVLELMVSEHLYFTYPRRAEGELTKLRASIVCEPSLVNFAERLNFGSYVLLGKGEEMTGGRTRPALLADLFESFIGALYLDQGLEPVRDFLIKHVFPHISNEGKLLVVDYKTQLQEYVQHHNLGTLEYRIVEERGPAHEREFVAEVQMDGKILGKGVGRSKKEAEQQAASKASVKLNVTIQR
- a CDS encoding beta-ketoacyl-ACP synthase III encodes the protein MNLIPVGVLGSGKYVPEKVLTNQDLEQMVDTNDEWIVTRTGMRERHIASEHEATSDLAYEAAKIALDRAGITADQLDLILVATVTPDMSFPSTSCLLQDRLGARKAAAFDLSAACAGFLYGLATASNFIANGMYRYALVIGAETLSKITDYTDRNTCILFGDGAGAVVLGSVEEGRGFKSFELGADGSGAELLHLRGGGSRYPSSPATLEQKMHYIYMAGSEVFKFAVRIMGNAAEEALRKAGMTKEQVGLLVPHQANVRIIQSALNRLNLTEDKCMINLDKYGNMSAASIPVALAEADEQGRLKQGDTVLLVGFGGGLTWGASVLVW
- the fabG gene encoding 3-oxoacyl-[acyl-carrier-protein] reductase, with translation MLTGKVALVTGASRGIGRAIALCLAEAGADVAVNYAGNEQAAAEVVQQIEAMGRKAAMMRADVSKAQEADQLVKDTLEQLGKLDILVNNAGITRDNLIMRMKEEEFDTVIATNLKGVFNCVKAATRPMMKQRSGRIINISSVVGVLGNPGQANYVAAKAGVIGLTKAAARELASRGITVNAVAPGFIETDMTDQLPEDVKAKMLEDIPLAKLGQPEDVAKTVLFLASADSSYMTGQTLHVDGGMYM
- the smc gene encoding chromosome segregation protein SMC — protein: MFLKRIELSGFKSFADKTELEFVQGITAVVGPNGSGKSNISDGIRWVLGETSAKSLRGGKMEDVIFAGSDARKAVNYGEVSLTLDNTSQSLPLDFNEVTVTRRVHRSGDSEYFINRQSCRLKDITELFMDTGIGKEAYSIIGQGRIEEILSTKSEERRGIFEEASGIVKYKSRKKESEKKLEDTEQNLLRIHDLVVELEDQVGPLKEQAEKAQQYKALKEELKHNEIAMYVNQIEQVHNSWNDANERLNKLKEEQNELAEFVNRHDAHLVQHRNETKRLEEDLEQLQQTLLQVSEEVEKCEGQGEVLKERKRNFVTNQQQLTQSVEYQEKRLQEKQDEIAVHKQKAVQISAQLFEFQARLDEEERRLQGVTGGLNSSVEEQLKSELLDKLNEMAQTRNEIRYAEQQLGGLSKRVERLDEERRKWGSQKEAVIRRQQDLNAKLEQAVKEVEASRNEYVNVAHQLKEKQQLYQDTQGTVRKWEQKLDALTSRRDTLKEMQNDFEGFMYGVKEVLKARQSESLKGIRGAVAELVKVPEDMEVAIETALGGALQYVVVETEAYGRQAIAYLKKRQLGRATFLPIDVIRGRFIGEQERRSIEVTAGFVGIGVDLVDFDDEYRQVFSSLLGNVIIAESLEDANRIAARAQYRYRVVTLDGDVVNPGGSMTGGSQQQKKTNLLSRQRHMEELENEIRTYRDRLGQLKHKAIELHNRMQQDNEKLEKLREKSEQKRIEEQQIRAELAPLEAEMRRVDDQLKLDVQDRESVDTEKHQWETSIKAGRDKLEELQREEAALQQAIRDAEQSRKENESQKEELQTQLTELKIKVASALQEKQSLQDQLRRLQQDYHDQTRELEANRELLAQLKEDMKWHDQESAEQARLLEELREKKELCCRQMDTKRAERAEWAAKLEQEENHTREQRNQLKEIEERMLQTEVKVNRLDVELDNLLKKLSEEYELTYERARELYAVSENFTATQHKVKELKRSIQLLGEVNLGAIEEYARVSDRYNFLSEQRDDLVEAKTALYQVIHEMNQEMSKRFKTTFDAIRSHFVGVFAKLFGGGRADLILSDPDNLLQTGIEIVAQPPGKKLQNLQLLSGGERALTAIALLFSIIKVKPVPFCVLDEVEAALDEANVSRFAEYLREFSETTQFIVVTHRKGTMEEADVLYGVTMEEGGVSKLVSVRLEDGEEEVIPAS
- the fabD gene encoding ACP S-malonyltransferase, with amino-acid sequence MGKIAFIFPGQGAQSVGMARDIYDHHAGAKALLDQADEALGYSLTDIMFNGPEEKLKLTIHTQPALLAASIACLEAFREKGIKPDFVAGHSLGEYSALVAAGVLPFEDAVRTVRARGEFMDQAVPAGLGAMAAVLGAERQSLSELCATISRDVSPVELANVNCPGQIVVSGGKEGVQAIAERAKAEAGAKRVIPLEVSGPFHSSLMQPASEKLEGVLSSVKMQEAAIQVIANVHAEPVRNPDEIRKLLVKQVYSAVLWEDSVRYLIGQGVDTFIELGAGSVLSGLVKKTDRTVKTISLNNLEAIQTFGQET